In one Arenibacter antarcticus genomic region, the following are encoded:
- a CDS encoding efflux RND transporter permease subunit: protein MIKTFITRPVLSTVISIIIVILGLLGLRSLSVTQYPDIAPPTIQVTASYPGASAATILESVIIPLEEQINGVEGMTYITSTATNNGTAAITVYFNQDVDPDIAAVNVQNRVARANPMLPQAVRQTGVLTQKQQTSALMFISFYSDSEDYNDVFLQNYLKINVVPTFQRVEGVGDVNVFGSKDYAMRVWLKPNKMAAYGLSPSDVTAAINEQSQEAAAGTIGENHGEAFSYVITYDGRYRTEKEYGDIVIKALGDGEYLRLRDVATVELDAQSYSSSAKTDGHPSVAMAIYQTPGSDAQKIIEEIRSELGSLEKGFPEGIKYVIPYDTNEFLNASVEKVVHTFIEAFILVFIVVFIFLQDFRSTLIPAIAVPVSIIGTFFFLNLFGYSINLLTLFALLLAIGIVVDDAIVVVEAVHAKIDEGAKDIEKATVEAMEEITGAIISITLVMAAVFIPVTFITGPTGVFYEQFGITLIVAILISAVNALTLSPALCALLLKPHTEEENKKTFLQRFFRAFNAGFDATVRRYGKSLGFLYRNKWITGAILVASIVGIVWASNTTPSGFVPDEDRGLVFVNIELPPGASIDRTAEVNREIYSKVKDLPGVSSVTLINGISIINGAGNNYGLGFIKLDEWKDRETDDLSTKAITGKLFGIAATVSDANIIFFSPPSIPGFGNSSGVEVNLLDQSGGDFSELDQVNKEFIGKLMQRPELMYAQSSFSTEYPQYKLDINVPLAKDYGVNINSIFNTLQGYIGSIYAADFSRFGKQYRVYIQSLPESRAEKQDLNSLYVKTKSGEMAPITQFVSVERVFGPQSVTRFNLFNSTKITAAVNPGFSTGDAISAVEEVSTELPANFSTAYSGLTREEINAGNQTTVILILVIVFVYFLLSAQYESYLLPFAVLFSLPLGIFGAFISTKFAGLENNIYFQIALIMLIGLLAKNAILIVEFAIQRRKKGETIFDSAIDAAKARLRPILMTSFAFIFGLLPLVLATGVGSEGNRAIGTGAVGGLLIGTILGVFVIPILFILFQWLDEKVSRKPKNQHLEIPEEV, encoded by the coding sequence ATGATTAAGACTTTTATCACCCGTCCCGTACTTTCTACGGTAATATCCATAATTATTGTGATTTTGGGGCTGTTGGGTTTACGATCCCTATCGGTCACCCAATATCCCGATATCGCCCCCCCTACTATACAGGTAACGGCTAGTTATCCTGGAGCCTCAGCGGCAACCATATTAGAAAGTGTTATAATTCCTTTAGAGGAACAGATAAATGGGGTGGAGGGAATGACCTATATTACCTCTACTGCCACCAATAACGGAACTGCGGCCATTACCGTATATTTTAACCAAGATGTGGATCCAGATATTGCAGCGGTAAACGTACAGAACCGTGTTGCACGGGCAAATCCCATGCTACCGCAGGCAGTAAGGCAAACAGGAGTGCTTACCCAAAAGCAGCAGACAAGTGCTTTAATGTTCATTAGTTTCTATTCTGATTCAGAAGATTACAATGATGTTTTTCTACAGAATTACCTAAAGATCAATGTGGTGCCTACCTTCCAGCGTGTAGAAGGGGTAGGAGACGTAAACGTATTTGGAAGTAAGGACTACGCCATGCGCGTGTGGTTAAAGCCTAATAAAATGGCTGCATATGGCTTATCTCCCTCCGATGTTACCGCGGCCATAAATGAACAGAGTCAAGAAGCTGCTGCAGGTACTATTGGTGAAAACCATGGAGAGGCTTTTTCCTATGTAATTACCTATGATGGTCGTTACAGGACCGAAAAAGAATATGGAGATATCGTGATTAAGGCCCTAGGTGACGGGGAGTATCTCCGATTAAGGGATGTGGCCACTGTTGAATTGGATGCACAATCTTATTCTAGTAGTGCTAAAACGGACGGACACCCCAGTGTAGCAATGGCTATTTATCAGACTCCTGGTTCCGATGCTCAAAAGATAATTGAGGAAATAAGGAGTGAACTGGGAAGTTTGGAAAAAGGCTTCCCAGAGGGCATAAAATATGTTATCCCTTATGACACTAACGAGTTTTTGAATGCTTCCGTAGAGAAAGTGGTGCATACTTTTATAGAAGCCTTTATTTTAGTCTTTATAGTGGTCTTTATTTTCTTACAGGATTTTAGATCCACCTTAATTCCAGCGATTGCTGTTCCAGTATCGATCATAGGTACCTTCTTTTTCTTAAACCTTTTTGGATATTCCATTAACCTATTAACGCTTTTTGCCCTATTGTTGGCTATTGGTATTGTGGTAGATGATGCCATTGTGGTAGTAGAGGCGGTACACGCCAAGATAGACGAAGGAGCAAAGGATATAGAAAAGGCCACCGTTGAGGCAATGGAGGAAATTACAGGGGCTATTATTTCTATTACCCTAGTTATGGCCGCGGTATTTATACCAGTGACCTTTATTACTGGTCCTACTGGAGTATTCTATGAACAGTTTGGGATAACCCTTATTGTGGCGATCCTCATTTCTGCCGTTAATGCCCTTACTTTAAGTCCAGCATTATGTGCTCTTCTTTTAAAACCTCATACAGAGGAAGAAAATAAAAAAACCTTCCTACAGCGCTTTTTCCGTGCTTTTAACGCTGGCTTTGATGCTACCGTAAGGCGATATGGAAAATCACTTGGATTTTTGTACCGTAACAAATGGATCACAGGAGCTATTCTTGTAGCTTCTATTGTGGGAATTGTTTGGGCTTCCAATACTACTCCGTCTGGATTTGTACCTGATGAAGATAGGGGATTGGTATTTGTCAATATCGAATTACCTCCAGGGGCGTCCATAGACCGGACGGCGGAAGTAAACCGTGAAATATACAGTAAAGTTAAAGATTTACCAGGGGTCAGTAGTGTTACTCTTATTAATGGAATTAGTATCATTAATGGAGCGGGAAACAACTATGGTCTAGGGTTTATTAAACTAGATGAATGGAAAGATCGTGAAACCGATGATCTTTCTACCAAGGCTATTACCGGAAAATTATTTGGTATTGCAGCAACAGTTTCCGATGCTAACATTATTTTCTTTTCCCCTCCGAGTATTCCAGGTTTTGGAAACTCGTCGGGAGTAGAAGTGAATCTTTTAGATCAGTCCGGAGGTGATTTTAGTGAACTGGATCAGGTGAATAAAGAGTTTATAGGAAAATTGATGCAACGACCAGAACTTATGTATGCGCAGTCTTCCTTCAGCACTGAATATCCACAGTACAAGTTGGATATTAACGTACCCTTGGCAAAGGATTATGGCGTAAATATAAACAGTATATTCAATACGCTTCAAGGGTATATAGGAAGTATCTATGCGGCTGATTTCTCTCGTTTCGGGAAGCAGTACAGGGTCTATATTCAATCCTTACCGGAAAGTAGGGCCGAAAAGCAAGATTTAAACAGTCTTTATGTGAAGACGAAAAGTGGGGAGATGGCTCCTATTACTCAGTTTGTGAGTGTAGAGCGAGTCTTTGGACCGCAATCGGTAACTCGTTTTAACCTTTTTAATTCAACCAAAATAACAGCTGCCGTAAATCCAGGATTTAGTACTGGGGATGCTATTTCTGCTGTGGAGGAAGTTTCTACAGAGTTACCTGCCAATTTCAGCACTGCTTATTCTGGACTAACTCGTGAGGAGATCAATGCTGGGAACCAAACCACCGTTATTTTAATATTGGTAATTGTGTTTGTGTACTTCTTATTAAGTGCCCAGTACGAAAGTTACTTATTACCTTTTGCCGTATTATTTTCCTTGCCACTGGGAATATTTGGAGCCTTTATATCCACTAAATTCGCAGGTTTGGAAAACAATATTTATTTCCAGATTGCTTTGATCATGTTGATTGGGCTCTTGGCTAAGAATGCTATTTTGATTGTGGAGTTTGCCATACAAAGAAGAAAGAAGGGAGAAACAATCTTCGATTCCGCAATTGACGCTGCAAAAGCTAGATTGCGACCAATTTTGATGACCTCTTTCGCCTTTATCTTTGGTTTATTGCCTTTGGTCTTGGCTACTGGTGTTGGTTCCGAGGGGAACCGTGCCATTGGAACCGGAGCTGTTGGAGGATTATTGATAGGTACTATTTTAGGCGTATTTGTTATCCCTATCCTCTTTATTTTGTTCCAGTGGTTGGATGAAAAAGTGAGCAGAAAGCCTAAAAATCAACATTTAGAAATTCCAGAAGAAGTATAA
- a CDS encoding GbsR/MarR family transcriptional regulator, with the protein MSMVIQEKKVLIEEIGLILSERAGLAPLAARIYATLILSSNEGLTFDEIIDITEACKSSVSSNLNVLLQLDYVEFYTKSGDRKRYFRTSPNFVKNAMKQHGNLLNKELEVINKIRDYNKLNNPDKYNNDETVGNMYQDYLVAQLESINKKVQEISDLQNQT; encoded by the coding sequence ATGTCAATGGTAATCCAAGAGAAAAAAGTACTAATAGAGGAGATCGGCCTTATTTTAAGTGAAAGGGCAGGTCTAGCCCCCTTAGCCGCACGTATATATGCCACTTTAATACTCTCCTCTAATGAAGGCTTAACTTTTGACGAGATTATTGATATTACAGAAGCTTGTAAAAGTTCGGTTTCCAGTAATTTAAATGTCTTGTTACAACTAGATTATGTAGAATTCTATACTAAGTCGGGGGATAGGAAGCGATACTTTAGAACCTCCCCAAACTTTGTAAAGAATGCGATGAAACAACATGGAAATTTGCTTAATAAGGAGTTAGAAGTTATCAATAAGATCAGGGATTATAATAAATTGAACAATCCTGATAAATATAATAATGATGAAACTGTGGGAAATATGTATCAAGATTATTTGGTAGCACAGTTAGAGTCTATCAATAAAAAGGTACAGGAAATCAGTGATCTACAGAATCAAACTTAA
- a CDS encoding efflux RND transporter periplasmic adaptor subunit gives MKTTFKTAIPILLLTILASCGSDKSGQISAQARPALPFPVMNVPTKTVTTYASYPTNIEGIVNSEVRAKISGYITEVLVDEGEKVRKGQALFKLETQSMNQDAEAAKANVNAAQVEVNKLQPLVAKNIISEVQLETAKAKLQQAKSGYNSIAANIGYGTIVSPVDGYIGAIRMRTGALVSPTNQTPLSTVSNISKVYAYFSMNEKEYLNFLLNASGNTKQEKIANLPEVTLILANGKEYDQKGTIETINSQINPNTGTITFRALFDNTAGLLNNGNSGTIKVPSVFENVLVVPQEATFEQQEMTFVYVLSEDNTVTSKAIRIKGNADSMYILESGLQEGETIVAKGVGKLRNGSSITPQKVEFEQVAQLRQTEFQ, from the coding sequence ATGAAAACAACTTTTAAAACTGCTATTCCCATTTTATTATTAACGATTTTAGCTTCCTGTGGTAGCGATAAATCAGGACAGATTAGTGCGCAAGCAAGACCTGCGCTTCCATTTCCAGTAATGAATGTTCCTACTAAAACCGTAACTACATATGCCTCATATCCTACTAATATAGAAGGAATTGTAAACAGTGAGGTGAGGGCCAAAATCTCTGGCTATATTACTGAAGTTTTAGTTGATGAAGGGGAAAAAGTACGAAAAGGTCAGGCGCTCTTTAAATTGGAGACTCAATCTATGAACCAAGATGCGGAAGCGGCAAAGGCCAATGTTAACGCGGCGCAGGTGGAGGTAAATAAACTACAACCATTGGTAGCTAAAAATATCATTAGCGAAGTACAATTGGAAACCGCCAAGGCAAAATTACAACAAGCGAAGAGTGGATATAACAGTATTGCGGCAAATATTGGCTACGGTACCATTGTTAGTCCGGTAGACGGATATATAGGGGCAATACGCATGCGTACAGGCGCCTTGGTGAGTCCTACCAATCAGACTCCACTTTCTACGGTTTCTAATATCAGTAAAGTATATGCATATTTTTCCATGAACGAGAAGGAGTATCTAAACTTTTTACTAAATGCATCTGGTAATACCAAGCAAGAAAAGATAGCAAATTTACCCGAGGTAACTCTGATATTGGCCAATGGTAAGGAATATGACCAAAAGGGCACCATAGAAACTATCAACTCACAGATAAATCCCAATACAGGAACAATAACTTTTAGAGCGTTATTTGACAATACCGCGGGCTTGTTAAACAATGGCAATAGTGGTACTATAAAAGTACCTTCTGTTTTTGAGAATGTCCTTGTGGTGCCACAAGAGGCCACTTTTGAGCAACAGGAAATGACTTTTGTCTATGTGCTTTCCGAAGATAATACGGTAACCTCCAAAGCCATAAGAATTAAAGGTAATGCCGATAGTATGTACATCTTGGAGTCTGGACTACAAGAAGGAGAGACCATTGTTGCCAAAGGTGTTGGAAAACTTAGAAATGGAAGTTCCATTACACCACAGAAGGTAGAATTTGAACAAGTGGCTCAACTTAGACAAACTGAGTTTCAATAA